In one Nymphaea colorata isolate Beijing-Zhang1983 unplaced genomic scaffold, ASM883128v2 scaffold0001, whole genome shotgun sequence genomic region, the following are encoded:
- the LOC116267900 gene encoding cytochrome P450 CYP73A100-like — protein sequence MAVRAVTSFILPLLLSLALYHAAPQLSFLSSLPASPLAVALSLFFSLSLVSFFLGSSKDGNVPPGPVALPIFGNWLQVGNDLNHRFLASMAKKYGDIFLLKLGVRNLVVVSTPDLAREVLHSQGVEFGSRPRNVVFDIFTGNGQDMVFTIYGDHWRKMRRIMTLPFFTNKVVQQYREGWEAEIAAVVADLMKSDVAQKEGILIRRRLQLMLYNIMYRMMFDARFESMDDPLFQQATKFNAERSRLAQSFEYNYGDFIPILRPFLRGYLNNCKDLQNRRLAFFNNNYVQHRRKVMAANGDKHIVKCAMDQIIEAEMKGEISEANTIYIVENINVAAIETTLWSMEWAIAEVVNHPRVQHKLREELTTVLEGKPVTEGDLQRLPYLQAVVKEALRLHTPIPLLVPHMNLEQAQLGGYDIPKDTKVVVNAWWLANNPEWWTDPQEFRPERFLEEEQATDAIVGGKVDFRYVPFGMGRRSCPGIILALPILGLVVGRLVAKFEMLPPPGTDKIDVAEKGGQFSLHIAKHSTVMFKPI from the exons ATGGCTGTGAGAGCCGTCACCTCTTTCATCCTCCCCTTGCTCCTCTCGCTGGCTCTCTACCATGCAGCGCCCCAACTCAGCTTCCTCTCTTCCCTCCCGGCTTCCCCATTAGCTGTggccctctccctcttcttctccctctctctggtTTCCTTCTTCCTTGGCTCTTCCAAGGATGGCAACGTGCCCCCCGGCCCGGTGGCCCTTCCCATCTTCGGCAATTGGCTCCAAGTGGGCAATGACCTCAACCACCGGTTCCTGGCCAGCATGGCGAAGAAGTATGGCGACATCTTCCTCCTCAAACTGGGCGTCAGGAATCTGGTGGTCGTCTCGACGCCAGATTTAGCCAGGGAGGTGCTGCACAGCCAAGGCGTCGAGTTCGGCTCCCGCCCCCGCAACGTCGTCTTCGATATTTTCACCGGCAACGGGCAGGACATGGTGTTTACCATCTACGGCGACCACTGGCGGAAGATGCGGCGGATCATGACCCTGCCCTTCTTCACCAACAAGGTGGTGCAGCAGTACCGGGAAGGGTGGGAGGCTGAAatcgccgccgtcgtcgccgacCTGATGAAGAGCGACGTGGCCCAGAAGGAAGGGATACTGATCAGGAGGAGGCTGCAGCTCATGCTGTACAACATCATGTACAGGATGATGTTTGATGCGAGGTTTGAGTCCATGGACGACCCTCTCTTCCAGCAAGCCACCAAGTTCAACGCCGAGAGGAGCAGGTTGGCTCAGAGCTTCGAGTACAACTATGGTGACTTCATCCCTATTCTGAGGCCTTTCTTGAGGGGCTACCTCAACAACTGCAAGGACCTCCAGAACAGAAGATTGGCCTTCTTCAATAACAACTATGTGCAGCATAGGAG GAAAGTGATGGCTGCTAATGGAGATAAGCACATAGTGAAGTGTGCCATGGACCAGATCATTGAAGCAGAGATGAAGGGAGAGATCTCAGAAGCGAACACCATTTACATTGTGGAGAACATCAACGTGGCAG CCATTGAAACCACACTCTGGTCAATGGAGTGGGCAATTGCTGAGGTAGTGAACCACCCAAGGGTGCAACATAAGCTGAGGGAAGAGCTCACAACGGTGCTAGAGGGAAAGCCAGTTACAGAAGGAGACCTACAAAGGCTGCCCTACCTACAAGCGGTGGTGAAGGAGGCGCTGAGGCTGCACACACCCATCCCGCTGCTAGTGCCACACATGAACCTTGAGCAGGCCCAGCTTGGTGGGTACGACATCCCCAAGGACACCAAGGTTGTTGTGAATGCCTGGTGGTTGGCCAACAACCCCGAGTGGTGGACTGACCCCCAGGAGTTCCGGCCGGAACGGTTCCTAGAGGAGGAGCAGGCCACCGACGCCATCGTCGGCGGCAAGGTCGATTTCCGATATGTGCCCTTCGGCATGGGCCGCAGAAGCTGCCCCGGCATCATCTTGGCGTTGCCCATTTTAGGCCTTGTTGTTGGAAGGCTGGTCGCAAAGTTCGAAATGCTGCCACCTCCCGGCACCGACAAGATCGACGTCGCTGAGAAAGGTGGACAATTTAGCCTGCATATTGCTAAGCACTCAACGGTCATGTTCAAGCCGATCTGA